A portion of the Amia ocellicauda isolate fAmiCal2 chromosome 22, fAmiCal2.hap1, whole genome shotgun sequence genome contains these proteins:
- the LOC136718093 gene encoding dehydrogenase/reductase SDR family member 13 isoform X1: MEMINILLVWAGVVIGLYMFIYYAFFAGAWCKSSTRLPGKTVIITGANTGIGKYTALKLAKRGARVILACCNKQRGEAAVEDIKRDSGSSAVVFMQLDLASLQSVRSFAEKFLKTEPRLDLLINNAGVVDAGRTVDGFGLMFGVNHLGHFLLTCLLLERLKEGDPSRVINVSSIAHCSGQIDFDCINTHKDLGLGDSFYRIMKTYGHSKLCNVLFTHELAKRLQGTNVTCYSLHPGIVKTEMGRNFNPWIKAAFEPIGRLFFLDAEAGAQTTLHCALKKGIEPLSGRYFSCCAVEEVDAKARDDAVAKKLWEVSERLTGLA; this comes from the exons ATGGAAATGATTAATATTTTGCTAGTTTGGGCTGGGGTTGTGATAGGCCTGTATATGTTCATATACTATGCATTCTTTGCTGGGGCTTGGTGTAAAAGTTCGACCAGGCTGCCTGGAAAGACTGTGATCATAACAG GGGCCAACACTGGCATTGGGAAGTACACTGCTCTGAAACTGGCCAAGAGAGGGGCGAGGGTAATTCTGGCCTGTTGCAATAAGCAGAGGGGTGAGGCAGCAGTTGAAGACATCAAGCGG GACAGTGGCAGCAGTGCGGTGGTGTTCATGCAGCTGGACCTGGCCAGCCTGCAGTCCGTGCGCTCGTTCGCTGAGAAGTTCCTGAAGACCGAGCCCCGGCTGGACCTGCTCATCAATAACGCAG GTGTGGTTGACGCTGGCAGGACTGTAGATGGCTTCGGTCTGATGTTTGGAGTCAACCACCTGGGCCACTTCTTGCTCACCTGCCTGCTGCTGGAGCGGCTGAAAGAAGGGGACCCGAGCCGTGTGATCAATGTGTCCTCAATAGCCCATTGTTCCGGGCAGATTGACTTTGACTGCATCAACACCCACAAAGACCTGGGGCTGGGAGACTCCTTCTACAGGATTATGAAGACCTACGGCCACAGCAAGCTCTGCAATGTGCTCTTCACCCATGAGCTGGCCAAGAGGCTGCAGGGCACCAACGTCACCTGCTACAGTCTGCACCCAG GAATAGTGAAAACAGAAATGGGCCGGAATTTCAATCCTTGGATCAAAGCGGCCTTTGAACCCATTGGCAGACTGTTCTTCCTGGACGCAGAGGCCGGCGCCCAGACCACCCTGCACTGTGCGCTCAAGAAGGGCATCGAGCCGCTCAGCGGGCGCTACTTCTCCTGCTGCGCTGTGGAGGAGGTGGACGCCAAGGCCCGGGACGACGCCGTGGCCAAGAAGCTGTGGGAGGTCAGTGAGAGGCTGACCGGCCTGGCCTGA
- the LOC136718093 gene encoding dehydrogenase/reductase SDR family member 13 isoform X2 — MEMINILLVWAGVVIGLYMFIYYAFFAGAWCKSSTRLPGKTVIITGANTGIGKYTALKLAKRGARVILACCNKQRGEAAVEDIKRDSGSSAVVFMQLDLASLQSVRSFAEKFLKTEPRLDLLINNAGVVDAGRTVDGFGLMFGVNHLGHFLLTCLLLERLKEGDPSRVINVSSIAHCSGQIDFDCINTHKDLGLGDSFYRIMKTYGHSKLCNVLFTHELAKRLQGTNVTCYSLHPGIVKTEMGRNFNPWIKAAFEPIGRLFFLDAEAGAQTTLHCALKKGIEPLSGRYFSCCAVEEVDAKARDDAMAKKLWEVSERLTGLA, encoded by the exons ATGGAAATGATTAATATTTTGCTAGTTTGGGCTGGGGTTGTGATAGGCCTGTATATGTTCATATACTATGCATTCTTTGCTGGGGCTTGGTGTAAAAGTTCGACCAGGCTGCCTGGAAAGACTGTGATCATAACAG GGGCCAACACTGGCATTGGGAAGTACACTGCTCTGAAACTGGCCAAGAGAGGGGCGAGGGTAATTCTGGCCTGTTGCAATAAGCAGAGGGGTGAGGCAGCAGTTGAAGACATCAAGCGG GACAGTGGCAGCAGTGCGGTGGTGTTCATGCAGCTGGACCTGGCCAGCCTGCAGTCCGTGCGCTCGTTCGCTGAGAAGTTCCTGAAGACCGAGCCCCGGCTGGACCTGCTCATCAATAACGCAG GTGTGGTTGACGCTGGCAGGACTGTAGATGGCTTCGGTCTGATGTTTGGAGTCAACCACCTGGGCCACTTCTTGCTCACCTGCCTGCTGCTGGAGCGGCTGAAAGAAGGGGACCCGAGCCGTGTGATCAATGTGTCCTCAATAGCCCATTGTTCCGGGCAGATTGACTTTGACTGCATCAACACCCACAAAGACCTGGGGCTGGGAGACTCCTTCTACAGGATTATGAAGACCTACGGCCACAGCAAGCTCTGCAATGTGCTCTTCACCCATGAGCTGGCCAAGAGGCTGCAGGGCACCAACGTCACCTGCTACAGTCTGCACCCAG GAATAGTGAAAACAGAAATGGGCCGGAATTTCAATCCTTGGATCAAAGCGGCCTTTGAACCCATTGGCAGACTGTTCTTCCTGGACGCAGAGGCCGGCGCCCAGACCACCCTGCACTGTGCCCTCAAGAAGGGCATCGAGCCGCTCAGCGGGCGCTACTTCTCCTGCTGCGCTGTGGAGGAGGTGGACGCCAAGGCCCGGGACGACGCCATGGCCAAGAAGCTGTGGGAGGTCAGTGAGAGGCTGACCGGCCTGGCCTGA